In Melanotaenia boesemani isolate fMelBoe1 chromosome 18, fMelBoe1.pri, whole genome shotgun sequence, the following proteins share a genomic window:
- the tram1 gene encoding translocating chain-associated membrane protein 1, translated as MGIRKKTNKNPPVFSHEFVIQNHADIVSCVAMVFLLGLMFEVTSKFAVLFITVQYNVTTSTNEAPEETAGNKFHHGIKDLATIFFYMLVAIIMHAIIQEYVLDKLNRKKHFSKTKHSKFNESGQLSAFYLFSFGWGTSILLSENLLSSPVSLWENYPHTQMLFQMKFYYICQLGYWLHALPELYFQKTKKEDIPRQLVYIFLYLGHIAGAYILNLNRLGLVLLVLHYFVELLFHFSRLIYFSNENRQMGFTIWAVLFVLGRLLTLSLSVLTVGFGLSTTENQGFDLAAGNFNVPFVRVTVLAAICFTQAFMMWKFINFQLRRWREHAQAQTMKKKQAPPKSKSKKDKANGVNGMNSHGADSPRARKEKSS; from the exons ATGGGGATTCGAAAAAAGACTAACAAAAACCCGCCGGTGTTTAGTCATGAGTTTGTCATCCAGAACCATGCAGATattgtttcctgtgttgctaTGGTGTTCCTCCTCGGGCTGATGTTTGAG GTCACCTCAAAGTTTGCAGTATTATTCATTACTGTCCAGTACAATGTGACCACCTCAACAAATG AAGCCCCAGAGGAGACGGCTGGGAACAAATTCCACCATGGCATCAAGGACTTGGCTACTATTTTCTTCTACATGCTGGTGGCCATCATCATGCATGCCATCATCCAGGAGTATGTGCTGGAT AAACTCAACAGGAAGAAGCACTTCTCCAAAACCAAGCACAGCAAGTTTAATGAGTCGGGTCAGCTGAGCGCTTTCTACTTATTCTCCTTCGGTTGGGGCACAAGCATCCTGCTTTCT GAAAACCTCCTGTCCAGTCCGGTCAGCCTGTGGGAGAATTATCCTCATACACAGATGCT aTTCCAGATGAAATTCTACTACATCTGTCAGCTGGGCTATTGGCTACATGCACTTCCAGAACTGTATttccaaaaaacaaagaaa GAGGATATTCCACGCCAGCTTGTGTACATCTTCCTGTACCTGGGACACATCGCTGGCGCCTACATTCTGAA TCTGAATCGTCTGGGTTTGGTCCTGCTGGTGTTGCACTACTTTGTCGAGCTCCTGTTCCACTTTTCCCGCCTCATCTACTTCAGCAACGAGAACAGACAAATGGG TTTTACCATATGGGCTGTCTTGTTTGTCCTTGGGCGGTTGCTCACCCTGTCCTTGTCTGTCCTCACCGTGGGCTTTGGCCTCTCCACAACTGAGAATCAAGGGTTTGATTTGGCTGCTGGGAACTTTAATGTTCCCTTTGTTCG GGTAACTGTCCTGGCTGCCATCTGCTTCACACAGGCCTTCATGATGTGGAAGTTTATCAACTTTCAGTTGCGCCGATGGAGAGAGCATGCCCAGGCTCAGaccatgaaaaagaaacaagctcCTCCTAAGAGCAAATCAAAGAAAGACAAAG ccAATGGTGTAAATGGAATGAACTCCCATGGAGCTGATTCACCAAGAGCAAGAAAAGAGAAGTcttcataa
- the xkr9 gene encoding XK-related protein 9 isoform X1: protein MYISFSSNDNMPQPNMEYSKLRWLLSTIGFFLYIVDICTDILLAMKYFYETQYVWSGLTILFVFTGLLVTQIFSCAWYFDDMDGKQTIAGMSKCRLVALHVLGTGTFMRYYQLLTGGSKKVWTKNKSTVTEQMKEEHHKLFCMATDLSMLKLFEAFLESVPQLLLQLYIFLCHNEWSVMQYISLVFSFLNVAWVLVDYRRCLRRSIPAYREMPSGLPTVVYLLYKLCTITSHILSCSLFLTFSPYTTVALTVLWLLGTIYTHLLQTSFCSSRVLELLYRGVVGVILVFTFFNVKGEDTKVHMIIYYVFYSVINITAPVLLFFLRPEMQTSTVLLTAGGLIFGALVLGLLCLVLYYRYLHPRGTLLQSDEVDGMDKEAEKTRNAKVKKVRDFLQP from the exons ATGTACATCAGCTTCTCAAGTAATGACAATATGCCACAGCCAAACATGGAGTACTCCAAACTGCGGTGGTTATTAAGTACTATTGGGTTCTTCCTGTACATCGTGGACATTTGCACGGACATTCTATTGGCTATGAAGTATTTTTATGAGACACAATATGTTTGGAGTGGATTGACTATCTTGTTTGTCTTCACTGGACTGTTGGTAACCCAGATCTTCAGCTGTGCTTGGTACTTTGACGATATGGATGGAAAACAAACCATAGCAGGCATGTCAAAATGCAGACTTGTGGCCCTGCATGTATTAGGCACTGGCACCTTCATGAG GTATTATCAGCTGCTGACAGGAGGCAGCAAAAAGGTttggacaaaaaataaatctactGTAACAGAACAGATGAAGGAGGAACACCACAAATTGTTCTGTATGGCGACTGATCTGAGCATGCTGAAACTGTTTGAGGCTTTTTTGGAGAGTGTTCCCCAGCTCCTGTTACAGCTTTACATCTTCCTATGCCACAATGAGTGGTCAGTCATGCAGT ATATATCTCTGGTCTTCTCCTTCTTAAACGTGGCCTGGGTACTGGTGGACTATCGCCGTTGCCTGCGCAGATCAATTCCCGCCTATAGAGAAATGCCTTCAGGCCTGCCAACAGTAGTCTATCTCCTCTACAAACTCTGCACCATCACCAGCCACATTCTCAGCTGCAGCCTCTTCCTCACATTCAGCCCCTACACCACAGTGGCCCTCACTGTCCTCTGGCTACTGGGAACCATATATACACACTTGCTTCAAACCAGTTTTTGTTCATCCAGAGTCCTTGAGCTTCTCTATCGGGGAGTTGTAGGAGTCATCCTCGTATTTACCTTCTTCAATGTTAAAGGAGAGGACACCAAAGTACACATGATAATCTATTATGTTTTCTACTCTGTTATAAACATCACAGCTCCAGTATTGCTGTTTTTCTTAAGGCCAGAGATGCAGACGAGCACAGTTTTATTGACAGCAGGTGGTTTAATCTTTGGAGCTTTGGTGCTGGGGCTGCTGTGTCTCGTGCTGTATTACCGCTACCTGCACCCCAGGGGGACGTTGCTCCAGTCAGATGAGGTGGATGGCATGGACaaagaagcagagaaaacaagGAATGCAAAAGTAAAGAAAGTAAGGGACTTTTTACAACCTTAA
- the xkr9 gene encoding XK-related protein 9 isoform X2 — translation MDGKQTIAGMSKCRLVALHVLGTGTFMRYYQLLTGGSKKVWTKNKSTVTEQMKEEHHKLFCMATDLSMLKLFEAFLESVPQLLLQLYIFLCHNEWSVMQYISLVFSFLNVAWVLVDYRRCLRRSIPAYREMPSGLPTVVYLLYKLCTITSHILSCSLFLTFSPYTTVALTVLWLLGTIYTHLLQTSFCSSRVLELLYRGVVGVILVFTFFNVKGEDTKVHMIIYYVFYSVINITAPVLLFFLRPEMQTSTVLLTAGGLIFGALVLGLLCLVLYYRYLHPRGTLLQSDEVDGMDKEAEKTRNAKVKKVRDFLQP, via the exons ATGGATGGAAAACAAACCATAGCAGGCATGTCAAAATGCAGACTTGTGGCCCTGCATGTATTAGGCACTGGCACCTTCATGAG GTATTATCAGCTGCTGACAGGAGGCAGCAAAAAGGTttggacaaaaaataaatctactGTAACAGAACAGATGAAGGAGGAACACCACAAATTGTTCTGTATGGCGACTGATCTGAGCATGCTGAAACTGTTTGAGGCTTTTTTGGAGAGTGTTCCCCAGCTCCTGTTACAGCTTTACATCTTCCTATGCCACAATGAGTGGTCAGTCATGCAGT ATATATCTCTGGTCTTCTCCTTCTTAAACGTGGCCTGGGTACTGGTGGACTATCGCCGTTGCCTGCGCAGATCAATTCCCGCCTATAGAGAAATGCCTTCAGGCCTGCCAACAGTAGTCTATCTCCTCTACAAACTCTGCACCATCACCAGCCACATTCTCAGCTGCAGCCTCTTCCTCACATTCAGCCCCTACACCACAGTGGCCCTCACTGTCCTCTGGCTACTGGGAACCATATATACACACTTGCTTCAAACCAGTTTTTGTTCATCCAGAGTCCTTGAGCTTCTCTATCGGGGAGTTGTAGGAGTCATCCTCGTATTTACCTTCTTCAATGTTAAAGGAGAGGACACCAAAGTACACATGATAATCTATTATGTTTTCTACTCTGTTATAAACATCACAGCTCCAGTATTGCTGTTTTTCTTAAGGCCAGAGATGCAGACGAGCACAGTTTTATTGACAGCAGGTGGTTTAATCTTTGGAGCTTTGGTGCTGGGGCTGCTGTGTCTCGTGCTGTATTACCGCTACCTGCACCCCAGGGGGACGTTGCTCCAGTCAGATGAGGTGGATGGCATGGACaaagaagcagagaaaacaagGAATGCAAAAGTAAAGAAAGTAAGGGACTTTTTACAACCTTAA